In a genomic window of Streptomyces katrae:
- a CDS encoding cystathionine gamma-synthase: MSDDSHEHQSFETRAIHAGNTADPQTGAVVPPIYQVSTYKQDGVGGLRGGYEYSRSGNPTRTALEENLAALEGGRRGLAFASGLAAEDCLLRTLLAPGDHVVIPNDAYGGTFRLFAKVVSRWGVEWSVADTSDAASVRAAITPKTKLIWVETPSNPLLGITDIAVVADIARTAGAKLVVDNTFASPYLQQPLALGADVVVHSLTKYMGGHSDVVGGALVTADEALGEELAYHQNAMGAVAGPFDSWVVLRGIKTLAVRMDRHAENAAKIVEVLQRHPKVTKVLYPGLPEHPGHEVAAKQMRNFGGMVSFQVAGGEEEAVAVCGRTKIFTLAESLGGVESLIEHPGRMTHASVAGSALEVPADLIRLSVGIENADDLIADLTQALG; the protein is encoded by the coding sequence ATGAGCGACGACAGCCACGAGCACCAGAGCTTCGAGACCCGCGCGATCCACGCGGGCAACACGGCGGACCCGCAGACCGGTGCGGTCGTACCCCCGATCTACCAGGTGTCCACCTACAAGCAGGACGGTGTGGGCGGCCTGCGCGGCGGATACGAGTACAGCCGCAGCGGCAACCCCACCCGCACCGCGCTGGAGGAGAACCTGGCCGCGCTCGAAGGCGGCCGCCGCGGCCTGGCCTTCGCGTCCGGGCTCGCCGCAGAGGACTGCCTGCTGCGCACCCTGCTCGCCCCGGGCGACCACGTGGTCATCCCCAACGACGCCTACGGCGGCACCTTCCGCCTCTTCGCGAAGGTCGTCTCCCGCTGGGGCGTGGAGTGGTCGGTCGCCGACACCTCCGACGCCGCCTCCGTGCGCGCCGCGATCACCCCGAAGACCAAGCTCATCTGGGTCGAGACCCCCTCGAACCCGCTGCTGGGCATCACCGACATCGCGGTGGTCGCGGACATCGCCCGCACGGCCGGCGCCAAGCTCGTCGTCGACAACACCTTCGCCTCCCCCTACCTCCAGCAGCCCCTCGCACTCGGCGCCGACGTCGTCGTGCACTCGCTGACCAAGTACATGGGCGGCCACTCCGACGTGGTCGGCGGCGCCCTGGTCACGGCGGACGAGGCCCTTGGCGAGGAACTCGCCTACCACCAGAACGCCATGGGCGCCGTGGCCGGGCCGTTCGACTCCTGGGTGGTGCTGCGCGGCATCAAGACCCTGGCCGTGCGCATGGACCGGCACGCCGAGAACGCCGCGAAGATCGTGGAGGTGCTCCAGCGCCACCCGAAGGTCACCAAGGTCCTCTACCCGGGCCTGCCCGAGCACCCGGGCCACGAGGTCGCCGCCAAGCAGATGCGCAACTTCGGCGGCATGGTCTCCTTCCAGGTCGCCGGCGGCGAGGAGGAGGCCGTCGCGGTCTGCGGCCGCACGAAGATCTTCACCCTGGCCGAGTCCCTGGGCGGCGTCGAATCCCTGATCGAGCACCCGGGCCGCATGACCCACGCCTCGGTGGCCGGTTCGGCCCTGGAGGTCCCCGCGGACCTGATCCGCCTGTCCGTCGGCATCGAGAACGCCGACGACCTGATCGCGGACCTCACCCAGGCCCTCGGCTAG
- a CDS encoding helix-turn-helix transcriptional regulator, translated as MDHHLDQRAELGDFLRTCRARLRPEDVGLPDYGRRRRVPGLRREELAQLAGVSVAYYTRLEQGHGHNVSAEVLDAVARALRLGDTETAHLNHLASPRIRRGGRARRPQQVRPELRTLLDAMEGVPAYLVGRRQDVIGWNRLAAAVFGDFGAHPPAERNLVRLVFLDPATAELYADWECRACEVVSNLRLYAGQHPDDEQLTALVGELSVKNEEFRRLWAAHTVADKTHGVKQLRHPLVGELELSFETLTLPDDPAQFLVTFHAAPGSPSADALRLLSSWTAPMPPPTASGPAPAPAPAPGEERV; from the coding sequence ATGGACCACCACCTGGACCAACGAGCCGAACTGGGGGACTTCCTCCGCACCTGCCGCGCCCGGCTGCGCCCCGAGGACGTGGGCCTGCCCGACTACGGCCGGCGCCGCCGGGTGCCGGGGCTGCGCCGGGAGGAGCTGGCGCAGCTGGCCGGGGTGTCGGTGGCGTACTACACGCGCCTGGAGCAGGGCCACGGCCACAACGTGTCGGCGGAGGTGCTGGACGCCGTCGCGCGGGCGCTGCGCCTGGGCGACACGGAGACGGCGCACCTGAACCACCTGGCGAGCCCCCGCATCCGCAGGGGCGGCCGCGCCCGGCGGCCCCAGCAGGTCCGCCCGGAGCTGCGCACGCTGCTGGACGCGATGGAGGGCGTACCGGCGTACCTGGTGGGGCGGCGCCAGGACGTGATCGGCTGGAACCGGCTGGCCGCGGCCGTGTTCGGCGACTTCGGGGCGCACCCGCCGGCGGAGCGGAACCTGGTGCGGCTGGTGTTCCTGGACCCGGCGACGGCGGAGCTGTACGCGGACTGGGAGTGCCGGGCCTGCGAGGTGGTCAGCAACCTGCGGCTGTACGCCGGCCAGCACCCCGACGACGAGCAGCTGACGGCGCTGGTCGGGGAGCTGTCGGTGAAGAACGAGGAGTTCCGCCGGCTGTGGGCGGCGCACACGGTGGCCGACAAGACGCACGGGGTGAAGCAGCTGCGCCACCCCCTCGTGGGCGAGCTGGAGCTGTCCTTCGAGACGCTGACCCTGCCCGACGACCCGGCCCAGTTCCTGGTCACCTTCCACGCCGCCCCGGGCTCCCCGTCGGCGGACGCCCTGCGGCTGTTGTCGTCGTGGACGGCCCCCATGCCGCCGCCGACGGCATCCGGCCCGGCTCCGGCGCCGGCGCCCGCACCCGGGGAGGAGCGGGTCTGA
- a CDS encoding enoyl-CoA hydratase/isomerase family protein → MGGSEVRFGEFVAVRRHGDGGVVAELVLDRPKAMNAVSTEMARSVSAACDALAADPGVRVVVLSSTHERAFCVGADLKERNSLSDAELVRQRPTTRGAYGGVLELPMPTIAAVHGFALGGGFELALACDVIVADETAVVGLPEVSVGVIPGGGGTQLLPRRVGAARAAELIFTARRVEAAEALSLGLVDEVAPAGTDRARALELAAAMAANSPVGLRAAKRALRLGHGMDLAAGLEIEDAAWRTVAFSGDRAEGVAAFNEKRKPQWPGE, encoded by the coding sequence GTGGGCGGGAGCGAAGTCCGGTTCGGGGAGTTCGTGGCGGTGCGGCGGCACGGTGACGGCGGGGTGGTCGCGGAGCTGGTGCTGGACCGGCCCAAGGCGATGAACGCCGTCTCGACGGAGATGGCCCGCTCGGTCTCCGCCGCCTGTGACGCGCTGGCGGCCGATCCCGGCGTACGGGTCGTCGTGCTCTCCTCGACGCACGAGCGGGCCTTCTGCGTGGGCGCCGACCTCAAGGAGCGCAACTCGCTGTCGGACGCCGAGCTGGTGCGGCAGCGGCCGACCACCCGGGGCGCGTACGGGGGCGTGCTGGAGCTGCCGATGCCGACGATCGCGGCGGTGCACGGCTTCGCGCTGGGCGGCGGCTTCGAGCTGGCGCTGGCCTGCGACGTGATCGTGGCCGACGAGACGGCCGTCGTGGGGCTGCCCGAGGTGTCGGTGGGCGTGATCCCCGGCGGCGGCGGTACACAGCTGCTGCCGCGCCGGGTCGGGGCGGCGCGGGCCGCCGAGCTGATCTTCACCGCCCGCCGGGTGGAGGCGGCCGAGGCGCTGTCCCTGGGCCTGGTCGACGAGGTGGCACCGGCGGGCACCGACCGGGCGCGGGCCCTGGAGCTGGCCGCGGCGATGGCGGCGAACTCCCCGGTGGGGCTGCGGGCGGCCAAGCGGGCGCTGCGGCTGGGGCACGGGATGGACCTGGCGGCCGGGCTGGAGATCGAGGACGCGGCCTGGCGCACGGTGGCCTTCTCGGGCGACCGGGCGGAGGGCGTGGCGGCGTTCAACGAGAAGCGCAAGCCGCAGTGGCCGGGGGAGTAG
- the msrA gene encoding peptide-methionine (S)-S-oxide reductase MsrA codes for MFSYRRTPELPTREEALKGRAEAQFSLPERHTVLGNPLAGPYPEGLEVADFGLGCFWGAERKFWQTPGVWTTLAGYQGGYTQNPSYEEVCSGLTGHTEVVRVVFDPAVVSYETLLKLFWESHDPTQGFRQGNDVGTQYRSAVYTHSPAHQKAAEASRDAYQRVLTSSGYGTITTAVLPADTRPFWPAEPYHQQYLDKNPGGYCGIGGTGVSCPIGVAPAPGA; via the coding sequence ATGTTCTCGTACCGCCGCACGCCCGAGCTGCCCACCCGCGAGGAGGCCCTGAAGGGCCGCGCCGAAGCGCAGTTCTCCCTGCCCGAGCGCCACACGGTCCTCGGCAACCCCCTGGCCGGCCCCTACCCCGAAGGCCTGGAGGTCGCCGACTTCGGCCTGGGCTGCTTCTGGGGCGCGGAGCGCAAGTTCTGGCAGACCCCCGGGGTGTGGACCACCCTGGCCGGCTACCAGGGCGGCTACACGCAGAACCCGTCGTACGAGGAGGTCTGCTCGGGCCTCACGGGCCACACGGAGGTCGTCCGCGTGGTCTTCGACCCGGCGGTCGTCTCCTACGAAACCCTCCTGAAGCTCTTCTGGGAGTCCCACGACCCCACCCAGGGCTTCCGCCAGGGCAACGACGTCGGCACCCAGTACCGCTCGGCGGTCTACACCCACTCCCCCGCCCACCAGAAGGCCGCCGAAGCCTCCCGCGACGCCTACCAGCGCGTCCTCACGTCCTCGGGCTACGGCACGATCACCACGGCCGTCCTCCCGGCGGACACCCGCCCCTTCTGGCCGGCGGAGCCGTACCACCAGCAGTACCTCGACAAGAACCCCGGCGGCTACTGCGGCATCGGCGGCACGGGCGTCTCCTGCCCGATCGGCGTCGCCCCGGCCCCGGGGGCGTGA
- the hutH gene encoding histidine ammonia-lyase: MHTVVVGTSGTTAEDVIAVARGNARVELSGEALEALGRAREIVDALAAKPEPVYGVSTGFGALASRHISPELRAQLQRNIVRSHAAGMGPRVEREVVRALMFLRLKTVASGHTGVRPSVAQTMADLLNAGITPVVHEYGSLGCSGDLAPLSHCALALMGEGDAEGPDGTVRPAGELLAEHGIEPVELREKEGLALLNGTDGMLGMLVMALADLRTLYTSADITAALTLEALLGTEKVLAPELHAIRPHPGQGAAAANMAAVLKGSGLTGHFQEESAPRVQDAYSVRCAPQVAGAGRDTIAHAALVASRELASAVDNPVVLPDGRVESNGNFHGAPVAYVLDFLAIAAADLGSIAERRTDRLLDKNRSHGLPPFLADDAGVDSGLMIAQYTQAALVSEMKRLAVPASADSIPSSAMQEDHVSMGWSAARKLRTAVDNLTRIIAIELYAATRALELRHGLTPAPASQAVLAAVRAAGVEGPGPDRFLAPDLAAADAFVRAGGLVAAVEPVTGPLA; encoded by the coding sequence ATGCACACTGTCGTGGTGGGGACCTCCGGGACCACCGCCGAGGACGTCATCGCCGTCGCCCGAGGCAACGCGCGGGTCGAGCTGTCCGGCGAGGCGCTCGAAGCCCTCGGCCGCGCCCGCGAGATCGTCGACGCGCTCGCCGCCAAGCCCGAGCCCGTCTACGGCGTCTCGACCGGCTTCGGCGCCCTCGCCTCCCGGCACATCAGCCCCGAGCTGCGCGCGCAGCTCCAGCGCAACATCGTCCGCTCGCACGCCGCCGGCATGGGCCCGCGCGTCGAGCGCGAGGTCGTCCGCGCCCTGATGTTCCTGCGCCTGAAGACGGTGGCCTCCGGTCACACCGGCGTACGGCCCTCGGTCGCCCAGACCATGGCCGACCTGCTCAACGCCGGCATCACCCCCGTCGTCCACGAGTACGGCTCCCTCGGCTGCTCCGGCGACCTCGCGCCCCTGTCCCACTGCGCCCTCGCGCTCATGGGCGAAGGCGACGCCGAGGGCCCCGACGGCACCGTCCGCCCGGCCGGCGAACTCCTCGCCGAGCACGGCATCGAGCCCGTCGAGCTCCGTGAGAAGGAGGGCCTCGCCCTCCTCAACGGCACCGACGGCATGCTCGGCATGCTGGTCATGGCCCTCGCCGACCTGCGGACCCTCTACACCTCCGCCGACATCACCGCCGCCCTCACCCTGGAGGCGCTGCTCGGCACCGAGAAGGTCCTCGCGCCCGAGCTGCACGCCATCCGCCCCCACCCCGGCCAGGGCGCCGCCGCCGCCAACATGGCCGCCGTCCTGAAGGGCTCCGGGCTCACCGGGCACTTCCAGGAGGAGTCCGCGCCGCGCGTGCAGGACGCCTACTCCGTGCGCTGCGCCCCCCAGGTCGCCGGCGCCGGCCGCGACACCATCGCGCACGCCGCCCTCGTCGCCTCCCGCGAGCTGGCCTCCGCCGTCGACAACCCGGTCGTCCTGCCCGACGGCCGCGTCGAGTCCAACGGCAACTTCCACGGCGCGCCCGTGGCCTACGTCCTGGACTTCCTGGCCATCGCCGCCGCGGACCTCGGCTCGATCGCCGAACGGCGCACCGACCGGCTCCTCGACAAGAACCGCAGCCACGGCCTGCCGCCGTTCCTCGCCGACGACGCCGGCGTCGACTCCGGCCTGATGATCGCCCAGTACACGCAGGCCGCCCTGGTCAGCGAGATGAAGCGGCTCGCCGTCCCGGCGTCGGCCGACTCCATCCCGTCCTCCGCCATGCAGGAGGACCACGTCTCCATGGGCTGGTCGGCGGCACGCAAGCTGCGCACCGCGGTCGACAACCTGACCCGCATCATCGCCATCGAGCTGTACGCGGCCACCCGCGCCCTGGAGCTGCGCCACGGCCTCACCCCGGCCCCGGCCAGCCAGGCCGTCCTCGCGGCGGTCCGCGCGGCCGGCGTCGAGGGCCCCGGCCCGGACCGCTTCCTGGCCCCGGACCTCGCGGCGGCCGACGCCTTCGTCCGCGCGGGCGGCCTGGTGGCGGCGGTCGAGCCGGTGACGGGCCCGCTGGCGTAG
- a CDS encoding LPXTG cell wall anchor domain-containing protein: MSAPRPLLTALGATTLLAALWFVPSANATAPAPETSTGAPAAANTGTVTGEGTGDGTIAPEEHPATITVLSLADTGSIDTTPYVLGGTLCLGLGAGFVAFSVRRARVG; encoded by the coding sequence GTGTCCGCACCTCGACCGCTGCTCACCGCTCTCGGAGCGACCACCCTCCTCGCCGCCCTCTGGTTCGTCCCGTCGGCGAACGCCACCGCCCCGGCACCCGAGACCTCCACCGGAGCCCCGGCCGCCGCCAATACCGGCACTGTCACGGGCGAGGGCACCGGAGACGGCACCATCGCCCCGGAGGAACACCCCGCGACGATCACGGTCCTCTCCCTGGCCGACACGGGCAGCATCGACACCACCCCGTACGTCCTGGGCGGCACCCTCTGCCTGGGCCTGGGCGCAGGCTTCGTGGCCTTCTCGGTCCGCCGGGCCCGGGTGGGGTAG
- a CDS encoding M48 family metallopeptidase → MGASLRALRALVLLAGFYLLSVVLLAVLGLVDWATFSWLHGAAAGKIVIGTVVLAVPIVRGMFMLRTPKPEPLPGVRVTPAQEPALWQAVREVADQVGTRAPDEIVLIDEVNAAVSEDATFLGLRAGTRRLYLGLPLMTGLDEMQLRAVLAHEMGHYANFDTRLTPLIARGRAQLVRTIGHFHDRADNTEAKERARQEKRAEKRIAKGKKAKEIDTDGAGASYRAMAKIYTGYAHFYMRATLSSSRRQELAADLASVRVAGRDSAASALRELNALDSAHGFYMSSYATLGVGAGLLPRPGQVFGGLRHLLDARSDELDDLRRELSTEPASPFDSHPALAERVARIEALPDDGRTGQAARPALELLSSPQEALAALEQVVLTPEALALSRVDWDELVHRSMTTYVGRGAEEIREAVTAEGAGPGLDALLDAIDADPAVRWRIADHFPKSEEAQAATGRTAREYARPVVRRALGQLVTVELLARGAARWELSWSDSATLSYPVPGFEDELGPALDAAVADQPDTGLLRKLVLAP, encoded by the coding sequence ATGGGCGCTTCGCTGCGCGCTCTGCGCGCCCTCGTCCTGCTCGCAGGCTTCTACCTGCTGAGCGTCGTCCTGCTCGCCGTCCTCGGACTCGTCGACTGGGCGACCTTCTCCTGGCTGCACGGCGCGGCCGCCGGCAAGATCGTCATCGGCACCGTGGTCCTCGCCGTCCCGATCGTGCGCGGCATGTTCATGCTCCGCACCCCCAAGCCCGAACCCCTGCCCGGCGTCCGCGTCACCCCTGCGCAGGAGCCCGCCCTGTGGCAGGCCGTCCGCGAGGTCGCCGACCAGGTCGGCACCCGTGCCCCCGACGAGATCGTGCTGATCGACGAGGTCAACGCCGCCGTCTCCGAGGACGCGACGTTCCTCGGCCTGCGCGCCGGCACCCGGCGCCTCTACCTCGGCCTGCCCCTGATGACCGGCCTGGACGAGATGCAGCTGCGCGCCGTCCTCGCCCACGAGATGGGCCACTACGCCAACTTCGACACCCGCCTCACCCCGCTCATCGCCCGCGGCCGCGCGCAGCTGGTGCGCACCATCGGCCACTTCCACGACCGCGCCGACAACACCGAGGCCAAGGAGCGGGCCCGGCAGGAGAAGCGCGCCGAGAAGCGGATCGCCAAGGGCAAGAAGGCCAAGGAGATCGACACCGACGGCGCGGGCGCCTCCTACCGCGCCATGGCGAAGATCTACACCGGGTACGCCCACTTCTACATGCGCGCCACCCTCTCCTCCTCGCGCCGCCAGGAACTCGCCGCCGACCTCGCCTCGGTGCGCGTCGCCGGCCGCGACTCCGCCGCCTCCGCGCTGCGCGAGCTGAACGCCCTCGACTCGGCGCACGGCTTCTACATGAGCTCGTACGCCACCCTCGGCGTCGGCGCCGGCCTGCTGCCGCGTCCCGGCCAGGTCTTCGGCGGGCTCCGCCACCTCCTCGACGCCCGGTCCGACGAGCTGGACGACCTGCGCCGCGAGCTGTCCACCGAGCCCGCCTCCCCCTTCGACTCGCACCCCGCGCTCGCCGAGCGCGTGGCCCGCATCGAAGCCCTGCCCGACGACGGCCGCACCGGCCAGGCGGCCCGCCCGGCCCTGGAGCTGCTCTCCTCCCCGCAGGAGGCGCTGGCCGCGCTGGAGCAGGTCGTCCTCACCCCCGAAGCCCTCGCGCTGAGCCGCGTGGACTGGGACGAGCTCGTCCACCGGTCGATGACCACCTACGTCGGCCGGGGCGCCGAGGAGATCCGCGAGGCCGTCACCGCGGAGGGCGCCGGCCCCGGCCTGGACGCCCTGCTGGACGCCATCGACGCCGACCCGGCGGTGCGCTGGCGGATCGCCGACCACTTCCCGAAGTCCGAGGAGGCGCAGGCCGCGACCGGCCGCACCGCCCGCGAGTACGCCCGCCCGGTCGTCCGGCGCGCCCTCGGCCAGCTGGTCACCGTCGAACTGCTCGCCCGCGGCGCCGCCCGCTGGGAACTGTCGTGGTCGGACTCGGCCACCCTGTCCTACCCCGTCCCCGGTTTCGAGGACGAACTCGGCCCCGCCCTCGACGCGGCCGTCGCCGACCAGCCCGACACCGGCCTCCTGCGGAAGCTGGTGCTCGCCCCGTGA
- a CDS encoding GGDEF domain-containing protein, whose product MGVDGRLRAVVGLAQAMAAACVPRDSVRAAARGARLAMDGSFAAISAWERERGRLRVLVNEGELRPGEEEFPEDESYPVHDFPEITEFLHERWVGGGGPHAWVDSADGGRPGRRGAALRARGRGTCVVAPIVLSGRAWGELYVARNEGLPGFDDTDAEFATVLAAVVAAGLAQNERLEEARRLAFTDPLTGLANRRAVDMRLDEALEEHRRTGAVVSLVVCDLNGLKKVNDTLGHATGDRLLERFGSVLSLCGAMLAGTLVARLGGDEFCLVSVGPSADEVVRVTEEVCVRAAALELGEGVACGVASTGDPIGAVKSSRRLFRLADAAQYKAKAARSVGPVVAGRDTAVVRLADAAAREAPGERRRFRGRQ is encoded by the coding sequence ATGGGAGTTGACGGACGGCTTCGGGCCGTCGTGGGCCTCGCGCAGGCCATGGCGGCGGCCTGCGTGCCGCGGGACAGTGTCCGGGCTGCCGCCCGCGGGGCGCGGCTGGCGATGGACGGCTCCTTCGCCGCCATCTCCGCCTGGGAGCGGGAGCGGGGCCGGCTGCGGGTCCTGGTGAACGAGGGGGAGCTGCGGCCCGGGGAGGAGGAGTTCCCCGAGGACGAGTCCTACCCCGTCCACGACTTCCCCGAGATCACCGAGTTCCTGCACGAGCGCTGGGTCGGGGGTGGCGGTCCGCACGCCTGGGTCGACAGCGCCGACGGCGGCCGGCCGGGGCGCAGGGGGGCGGCCCTGCGGGCGCGCGGGCGCGGGACGTGCGTGGTGGCGCCGATCGTGCTCAGCGGGCGCGCCTGGGGGGAGCTGTACGTCGCCCGGAACGAGGGGCTGCCCGGATTCGACGACACCGACGCGGAGTTCGCGACCGTCCTGGCGGCCGTGGTGGCGGCAGGGCTCGCGCAGAACGAGCGGCTGGAGGAGGCCCGGCGGCTGGCCTTCACCGACCCGCTGACCGGCCTGGCCAACCGGCGGGCCGTGGACATGCGGCTCGACGAGGCGCTGGAGGAGCACCGGCGCACGGGGGCGGTGGTGAGCCTGGTCGTCTGCGATCTCAACGGCCTCAAGAAGGTCAACGACACCCTCGGGCACGCGACCGGCGACCGGCTGCTGGAACGGTTCGGCTCGGTGCTCAGCCTGTGCGGGGCCATGCTCGCGGGCACGCTGGTCGCCCGGCTGGGCGGGGACGAGTTCTGCCTGGTCAGCGTCGGCCCGTCGGCGGACGAGGTGGTACGGGTCACCGAGGAGGTCTGCGTACGGGCGGCCGCGCTGGAGCTGGGGGAGGGCGTGGCCTGCGGGGTGGCCTCCACCGGGGACCCGATCGGGGCGGTGAAGTCCTCCCGGCGGCTGTTCCGGCTGGCGGACGCCGCGCAGTACAAGGCGAAGGCCGCCCGTTCGGTGGGCCCGGTGGTCGCGGGCCGGGACACGGCGGTGGTCCGGCTGGCCGACGCGGCGGCGCGCGAGGCCCCGGGGGAGCGGCGGCGGTTCCGGGGGCGGCAGTAG
- a CDS encoding L,D-transpeptidase — MRTYSKRRRRSLVAVSAVLGGVLMLSACNDGGADKSQGGGSAKSQADVDAAAAKDASKAKIAITPKDGATNIATTDGASVTVSDGTLTKVELKSADGTAVEGKIAADGKSWKPDGALKRSTKYALAATAKDEAGREAHENTSFTTLSPENSFIGDYTPEDGQTVGVGMPVSINFNKPIKDMKAVQAAITVTSSSGQEVVGHWFGNQRLDFRPEEYWKANSTVTLKLALQGVQGAPGIQGVQNKTVTFKIGRSQVSTVDTKTKKMTVTRDGQVLKTIPISAGSPENPTYNGQMVISEKFKETRMDGSTVGFKNSEGKGEYDIKDVPHAMRLSTSGTFIHGNYWGADSIFGSVNTSHGCVGLNDSKGANDPDTAGAWFYENSLIGDVVTVVNSPDKTIKPDNGLNGWNMSWAEWKAGPSA, encoded by the coding sequence GTGAGGACGTACAGCAAGCGGCGGCGAAGGTCTCTGGTGGCCGTGTCCGCCGTGCTCGGCGGCGTACTGATGCTTTCGGCCTGCAACGACGGGGGTGCCGACAAGTCTCAGGGCGGTGGTTCGGCCAAGTCCCAGGCCGATGTCGACGCGGCGGCGGCGAAGGACGCTTCCAAGGCGAAGATAGCGATCACGCCGAAGGACGGCGCGACCAACATAGCCACGACCGACGGAGCGAGCGTCACGGTCAGCGACGGTACGCTCACCAAGGTCGAGCTGAAGAGCGCCGACGGTACGGCCGTCGAGGGCAAGATCGCGGCCGACGGCAAGAGCTGGAAGCCGGACGGCGCGCTGAAGCGTTCCACGAAGTACGCCCTGGCGGCGACCGCGAAGGACGAGGCCGGGCGCGAGGCGCACGAGAACACCTCCTTCACCACCCTGTCGCCCGAGAACAGCTTCATCGGCGACTACACGCCGGAAGACGGCCAGACGGTCGGCGTGGGCATGCCGGTCTCGATCAACTTCAACAAGCCGATCAAGGACATGAAGGCCGTCCAGGCGGCGATCACGGTCACCTCCAGCAGCGGCCAGGAGGTCGTCGGCCACTGGTTCGGCAACCAGCGCCTGGACTTCCGTCCCGAGGAGTACTGGAAGGCCAACTCCACCGTCACGCTGAAGCTGGCGCTCCAGGGCGTGCAGGGCGCGCCCGGCATCCAGGGCGTGCAGAACAAGACCGTCACCTTCAAGATCGGCCGGAGCCAGGTCTCCACGGTCGACACGAAGACCAAGAAGATGACGGTCACCCGCGACGGACAGGTCCTCAAGACCATCCCGATCTCGGCGGGCTCCCCGGAGAACCCGACCTACAACGGTCAGATGGTGATCTCCGAGAAGTTCAAGGAGACCCGGATGGACGGCTCGACCGTCGGCTTCAAGAACAGTGAGGGCAAGGGCGAGTACGACATCAAGGACGTCCCGCATGCGATGCGGCTGTCCACGTCGGGCACGTTCATCCACGGCAACTACTGGGGCGCCGACTCGATCTTCGGCAGCGTGAACACCAGCCACGGCTGTGTCGGCCTGAACGACTCCAAGGGCGCCAACGACCCGGACACGGCCGGTGCGTGGTTCTACGAGAACTCGCTCATCGGTGACGTGGTCACCGTGGTCAACTCCCCGGACAAGACCATCAAGCCGGACAACGGTCTCAACGGCTGGAACATGAGCTGGGCCGAGTGGAAGGCCGGACCGTCCGCCTGA
- a CDS encoding NAD(P)-dependent alcohol dehydrogenase: protein MSVTQVAAYAAPAPKAPLERTTVPRRPVGEHDVLIEIKYSGICHSDIHQARDGWGEGIFPMVPGHEIAGVVTEVGAGVTKYAVGDRVGVGCFVDSCRECEYCLAGQEQHCVEGMTGTYNALDRNGEPTYGGYSTHLVVDENYAVRIPEGLSLDVAAPLLCAGITLYAPLKHWGAGPGKKVAIVGLGGLGHMGVKIAHALGAEVTVLSQSLRKKEDGLRLGADHYYATADEATFQELKGRFDLIVSTVSAPLGLDRYLGLLRVGGALVNVGAPEEPVELNLFSVIGGNKTLAGSMIGGIAETQEMLDFCAEHGLGSEIEVISGEQINEAYERVLASDVRYRFVIDTSTI from the coding sequence ATGTCCGTCACCCAGGTAGCCGCCTACGCCGCCCCGGCCCCCAAGGCCCCCCTGGAGCGCACCACCGTGCCGCGCCGCCCGGTCGGCGAGCACGACGTCCTCATCGAGATCAAGTACAGCGGCATCTGCCACTCCGACATCCACCAGGCCCGCGACGGCTGGGGCGAGGGCATCTTCCCCATGGTCCCGGGCCACGAGATCGCCGGAGTGGTCACCGAGGTCGGCGCGGGCGTCACGAAGTACGCGGTCGGCGACCGCGTGGGCGTCGGCTGCTTCGTCGACAGCTGCCGGGAGTGCGAGTACTGCCTGGCGGGGCAGGAGCAGCACTGCGTCGAGGGGATGACGGGCACGTACAACGCCCTCGACAGGAACGGCGAGCCCACGTACGGCGGTTACTCCACGCACCTGGTCGTCGACGAGAACTACGCCGTCCGCATCCCCGAGGGCCTGTCCCTCGACGTGGCCGCGCCGCTGCTGTGCGCCGGGATCACCCTGTACGCGCCGCTGAAGCACTGGGGGGCGGGCCCGGGCAAGAAGGTCGCGATCGTCGGCCTGGGCGGCCTCGGGCACATGGGTGTGAAGATCGCGCACGCCCTGGGCGCGGAGGTGACCGTCCTGTCGCAGTCCCTGCGCAAGAAGGAGGACGGCCTGCGGCTGGGCGCCGACCACTACTACGCGACCGCCGACGAGGCCACGTTCCAGGAGCTCAAGGGACGCTTCGACCTGATCGTCTCGACGGTCTCGGCCCCGCTCGGCCTCGACCGCTACCTGGGCCTGCTGCGCGTCGGCGGCGCACTGGTGAACGTCGGTGCCCCGGAGGAGCCGGTGGAGCTGAACCTGTTCTCCGTCATCGGCGGCAACAAGACGCTGGCCGGCTCCATGATCGGCGGGATCGCCGAGACCCAGGAGATGCTCGACTTCTGCGCCGAGCACGGGCTGGGCTCGGAGATCGAGGTGATCAGCGGCGAGCAGATCAACGAGGCCTACGAGCGCGTCCTGGCCAGCGACGTCCGCTACCGCTTCGTGATCGACACCTCGACGATCTAA